A genomic segment from Actinomadura hallensis encodes:
- a CDS encoding acetoacetate--CoA ligase: MTREVSEGSLLWEPSEEVVANARVTRFARWLSDRGVLTENYDDLWRWSVTEVDAFWDAIWAYFGVVGERGDGPVREGGPMPVDGLKWFPGATLNYAANALRRADDAPDDTAVVFRSEAGGHRVLTYRELARHVAEVRAGLAGLGVGKGDRVAAYVPNIPEALICFLATASLGAVWSSCSPDFGSSSVIDRFAQIEPKVLIAVDGYAYNGKRFDRREIVGEIEAALPSLAATVLIPYLDPAATPEGLRAGVPYADLPRPGGALEFEDVPFDHPLWVVYSSGTTGLPKPIVHGHGGIVLEHLKALSFHQDLGPEDVFFWYTTTGWMMWNYLIGGLLVGSTIVMYDGAPLDLWTLAAENGVTYMGVGAPYITASAKEGRRPGEEHDLSKLRGIGSTGSPLPPEGFAWVYDAVGKDLLLGSFSGGTDLCTGFVGPSPLLPLRAGVIQCRGLGAKVEAFDDKGEPVVDEVGELVITEPMPSMPVFFWNDEDGERYRDSYFDMYPGVWRHGDWVKILPDGGCVIYGRSDSTLNRGGIRMGTSDFYRVVEAFEEIADSLVIDTGRLGQEGRLLLYVQLAEGASLTDDLVGRLKRELRSALSPRHVPDEIHAVPGIPRTLSGKKLEVPVRKILQGTPVDRAANRDSMANPEVLEHFTP; this comes from the coding sequence ATGACCCGTGAGGTGTCTGAGGGTTCGCTGCTGTGGGAGCCCTCGGAGGAGGTCGTCGCCAACGCGCGGGTGACGCGTTTCGCCCGCTGGCTGTCGGACCGGGGCGTGCTCACGGAGAACTACGACGACCTGTGGCGCTGGTCCGTCACCGAGGTGGACGCGTTCTGGGACGCGATCTGGGCCTACTTCGGCGTCGTCGGAGAGCGCGGCGACGGCCCCGTCCGGGAGGGCGGGCCCATGCCGGTGGACGGGCTGAAGTGGTTCCCCGGCGCGACGCTCAACTACGCGGCGAACGCGCTGCGCCGCGCGGACGACGCCCCGGACGACACCGCGGTGGTCTTCCGCTCGGAGGCGGGCGGGCACCGCGTGCTGACCTACCGTGAGCTGGCCCGGCACGTGGCCGAGGTCCGCGCGGGCCTGGCCGGCCTGGGCGTGGGCAAGGGCGACCGGGTCGCCGCCTACGTGCCGAACATCCCCGAGGCCCTCATCTGCTTCCTGGCGACGGCGTCGCTGGGCGCGGTCTGGTCGTCGTGCTCCCCGGACTTCGGCTCCTCCTCGGTCATCGACCGGTTCGCGCAGATCGAGCCGAAGGTCCTGATCGCGGTGGACGGGTACGCCTACAACGGCAAGCGGTTCGACCGGCGCGAGATCGTCGGCGAGATCGAGGCCGCGCTGCCGAGCCTGGCCGCCACCGTCCTGATCCCTTATCTCGACCCGGCCGCGACCCCCGAGGGGCTCCGCGCCGGCGTGCCCTACGCGGACCTGCCCCGCCCCGGCGGCGCCCTGGAGTTCGAGGACGTCCCGTTCGACCACCCCTTGTGGGTCGTCTACTCGTCCGGGACCACCGGCCTGCCGAAACCGATCGTCCACGGGCACGGCGGGATCGTCCTCGAACACCTCAAGGCCCTGTCCTTCCACCAGGACCTCGGCCCTGAGGACGTCTTCTTCTGGTACACCACCACCGGCTGGATGATGTGGAACTACCTCATCGGCGGCCTGCTGGTGGGCTCCACCATCGTCATGTACGACGGCGCCCCCCTCGACCTGTGGACGCTCGCCGCGGAGAACGGCGTCACCTACATGGGAGTGGGCGCGCCCTACATAACGGCCTCCGCCAAGGAAGGCCGGCGTCCGGGCGAGGAGCACGACCTGTCGAAGCTGCGCGGCATCGGCTCCACCGGCTCCCCCCTTCCCCCGGAGGGCTTCGCCTGGGTGTACGACGCCGTCGGCAAGGACCTCCTCCTCGGCTCGTTCTCCGGCGGCACCGACCTGTGCACCGGCTTCGTCGGCCCCTCGCCGCTGCTGCCGCTGCGCGCCGGCGTCATCCAGTGCCGCGGGCTGGGCGCCAAGGTCGAGGCGTTCGACGACAAGGGCGAACCCGTGGTGGACGAGGTCGGCGAGCTGGTCATCACCGAGCCCATGCCGTCGATGCCGGTGTTCTTCTGGAACGACGAGGACGGCGAGCGCTACCGCGACTCCTATTTCGACATGTACCCGGGCGTGTGGAGGCACGGCGACTGGGTGAAGATCCTCCCGGACGGCGGCTGCGTCATCTACGGCCGCTCCGACTCCACCCTCAACCGCGGCGGCATCCGGATGGGCACGTCCGACTTCTACCGCGTCGTGGAGGCGTTCGAGGAGATCGCCGACAGCCTCGTCATCGACACCGGCCGGCTCGGGCAGGAGGGCCGCCTCCTGCTCTACGTCCAGCTGGCGGAGGGCGCGTCCCTCACCGACGACCTGGTGGGGCGGCTCAAGCGCGAACTCCGCTCGGCGCTGTCGCCGCGGCACGTCCCGGACGAGATCCACGCCGTCCCCGGCATCCCCCGCACCCTGTCGGGCAAGAAGCTGGAGGTGCCCGTCCGCAAGATCCTCCAGGGCACCCCGGTGGACCGGGCCGCCAACCGCGACTCCATGGCCAATCCGGAGGTTCTCGAACACTTCACCCCGTGA
- a CDS encoding serine/threonine-protein kinase, producing MEVGALRSGDPDRLGPYALIGRVGEGGQGTVYLGADEDGRQVAIKLLHAELTSDDKARARFIRELEVAKQVAPFCTAQIIDADATGDRPYIVSEYVRGPSLNQHVLAEGPIRGAALDRLAVGTATALSAIHQANVVHRDFKPHNVLLGPDGPRVIDFGVARAISGGTTLTSRVIGTPSYMSPEQIAGDEVGTASDVFCWAATIVFAATGEPPFGQDTIPAVINRILHEEPDLGGLRGPLRELVLDCLEKDPADRPTASQVLMRLLGHDEVSRTAADEPAAPASAGADETAMLAAGSVRAAEFDDLDDLDGLDEHDLADGDTDVRGLPGSGDAGDEVFEPDPVFGDDPVFDEDRPGYDDGTVFRDPEAPAEAAAFHRMAAQDPHDPDDAHDPHALDGDGADPAETEARSGLGTPPAQWRSGDTLPPGAAGRGGGLRGALAGSGRSAVLAGAAALFVAIVVISSVLALSSGDSGKAGQKVSDPSAPPAPAEVLPSAPPPSTGEQPGEQRPVAPADTPTPGDESPAAEPTTPSGGPSTPSGPTRTTPPSGGSQPPTGGSQPPPDTQDPPPGGGDPDDPPPGGGEPEPPPGDGGTGDG from the coding sequence ATGGAGGTTGGGGCGCTGCGGTCCGGTGACCCGGATCGGCTCGGTCCGTACGCCCTGATCGGCCGGGTCGGCGAGGGCGGCCAGGGGACCGTGTACCTGGGCGCGGACGAGGACGGCCGGCAGGTCGCGATCAAGCTGCTGCACGCGGAGCTGACGTCCGACGACAAGGCCCGCGCGCGGTTCATCCGGGAGCTGGAGGTCGCCAAGCAGGTCGCGCCCTTCTGCACCGCGCAGATCATCGACGCCGACGCCACCGGGGACCGGCCCTACATCGTCAGCGAGTACGTCCGCGGGCCGTCGCTGAACCAGCACGTCCTGGCCGAGGGCCCGATCCGCGGCGCCGCGCTCGACCGGCTCGCGGTCGGCACCGCGACCGCGCTGTCGGCGATCCACCAGGCGAACGTCGTCCACCGCGACTTCAAGCCGCACAACGTGCTGCTCGGCCCGGACGGGCCCCGCGTCATCGACTTCGGGGTGGCGCGGGCGATCAGCGGCGGCACCACGCTCACCAGCCGGGTCATCGGCACCCCGTCCTACATGTCGCCCGAGCAGATCGCGGGCGACGAGGTCGGGACCGCGTCGGACGTGTTCTGCTGGGCGGCGACCATCGTGTTCGCGGCGACGGGCGAGCCCCCGTTCGGCCAGGACACCATCCCCGCCGTGATCAACCGGATCCTGCACGAGGAGCCCGACCTCGGCGGCCTGCGCGGCCCGCTGCGCGAGCTGGTCCTCGACTGCCTGGAGAAGGACCCCGCCGACCGGCCGACCGCGAGCCAGGTGCTGATGCGGCTGCTCGGCCACGACGAGGTCTCCCGGACGGCGGCGGACGAGCCCGCCGCGCCCGCGTCCGCCGGCGCCGACGAGACCGCGATGCTCGCCGCCGGCTCCGTCCGCGCCGCCGAGTTCGACGACCTCGACGACCTGGACGGACTCGACGAGCACGACCTCGCCGACGGGGACACCGACGTCCGGGGTCTCCCCGGCTCCGGCGACGCGGGCGACGAGGTGTTCGAGCCCGACCCGGTGTTCGGCGACGACCCCGTCTTCGACGAGGACCGCCCCGGCTACGACGACGGCACCGTCTTCCGCGACCCGGAGGCCCCGGCGGAGGCGGCCGCCTTCCACCGGATGGCGGCGCAAGACCCGCACGACCCGGACGACGCGCACGACCCGCACGCTCTGGACGGGGACGGCGCCGACCCCGCCGAGACCGAAGCGCGGAGCGGGCTCGGGACGCCGCCCGCGCAGTGGCGGTCCGGCGACACGCTGCCGCCCGGCGCCGCCGGGCGCGGAGGCGGGCTGCGGGGAGCGCTCGCCGGTTCGGGCCGCTCCGCCGTGCTGGCCGGGGCGGCCGCGCTGTTCGTGGCGATCGTGGTGATCTCGTCCGTCCTCGCGCTCAGCTCGGGCGACAGCGGCAAGGCGGGCCAGAAGGTCAGCGACCCGAGCGCCCCGCCCGCGCCGGCGGAGGTCCTGCCGAGCGCGCCGCCGCCGTCGACCGGCGAGCAGCCCGGCGAGCAGCGGCCGGTCGCGCCGGCCGACACCCCCACGCCCGGTGACGAGTCCCCGGCCGCGGAGCCGACGACCCCCTCCGGCGGCCCCTCCACGCCGAGCGGCCCGACGAGGACGACGCCGCCCTCCGGCGGTTCGCAGCCGCCGACCGGCGGTTCGCAGCCGCCCCCGGACACCCAGGACCCGCCGCCCGGCGGCGGCGACCCCGACGACCCGCCTCCCGGCGGAGGCGAACCCGAACCGCCGCCCGGCGACGGCGGCACGGGCGACGGCTGA
- a CDS encoding NAD-glutamate dehydrogenase: MSAMLDSAKDDLLRRAAETCAQRPGARFGDADEIFAFLRLYYRNIVHEDLAGRDPADVCGPALAHRALGEERPQGRAKVRVFTPTIEEHGWDPGHTVVQIVTDDMPYLVDSVTMELTRHHLGIHLIVHPLLGVDRDVAGHLKAFRAKLDSGEDVDESWIHIEIDRTSDRAFLDALEKDLQRVLHDVRVAVEDEPKMRARAGEIAAAIREAPPPLPDKELAEGVELLDWLADGHFTFLGYRDYTLTDDGTALRPEPGTGLGILRGDTRESGSFAALPPEVRAKATEKHLLVITKANSRSTVHRPLYLDYIGVKKFDESGEVIGERRFLGLFTHVAYSASISHVPVLKRKLEEVLERAGFTADSYDGQDLIEILESYPRDELFQISVDDLLHIALGVLRLRERRQLRLFLRKDLYGRFMSCMVYLPRDRYTTKVRLRIQEILKEAFEGVSVDYSANVTESMLARLHVVVRGEPGRPLPDVDVSDLEARLAAATRSWEDDLADAIVEQCGEERSGELGRRFGDAFPEGYKADFPARTAVSDMRRLEELTPDEDTLINLYEPYSARPGERRMKLYRLGEPISLSRMLPLLQNMGVELIDERPYEIVSSDGQRFWIYDLGLRYEPSAGAPDDDGKERFQEAFTRLWRGEVENDGFNALVLHAGLHWWQAMILRAYAMYLQQAGTTFSNSYIEQVLQRNASITRLIVRLWESRLDPALAGGEEERSAAIAEEIEGELEHVASLDEDRILRAYLSLVKATLRTNFYQGRPYLALKFDPSAIPDLPEPRPYSEIFVYSPTVEGVHLRYGSVARGGLRWSDRREDFRTEILGLVKAQAVKNTVIVPAGAKGGFVGKRLPDPSVDREAWQKAGIACYKDFISGLLDLTDNLVDGKVVPPPNVVRHDGDDTYMVVAADKGTATFSDLANEVAAEYGFWLGDAFASGGSVGYDHKGMGITARGAWESVKYHFRSLGTDVQREDFTVVGIGDMSGDVFGNGMLLSKHIRLVAAFDHRHIFVDPDPDAAASYAERRRLFELPRSSWADYDPALISEGGGVFPRTAKSVTITPQMREALGLDDDVKSLTPHELIKAVLTAPVDLLWNGGIGTYVKSSAESHADVGDKANDPVRVNGADLRCRVVGEGGNLGVTQLGRIEYARGGGRINTDFIDNSAGVDTSDHEVNIKILLDQAVRDGELTRKQRDNLLYEMTDEVGRLVLRDNYAQNVVLAASRAQAPEMLHVHARYLRKLERDGRLQRRLEFLPDDKALAERRKAGRGLTGPEFAVLLAYAKLALSDDLMASDLADDPYLESWLVDYFPTPLRERFRPYMDRHPLRREIITTTVVNDLVNASGSTFVFRMNEETGASSPDIARAYLVARDVFDMPRFWDAVEGLAHHVSEATQIAMLLEARKLTERGARWLLHNRRPPFDIRETIDYFAGGAATLRSSVSKLLVGADLAAFEQRRDGFAERGVPDELAEQCAAFVPMFSTFDLVGIAHQTGRPVEEVAEVYFDLADRLQLARLRERIIALPRDDKWRSMARSALRDDLYTAHAALTRDVLVTSEPGVAPEERMARWSEKNESAVQRAQQTLSEIWESDSFDLATLSVALGAIRTLVTASSLPSKET, from the coding sequence ATGAGCGCCATGCTCGATTCAGCGAAGGACGACCTGCTCCGGCGCGCAGCGGAGACGTGCGCGCAGCGCCCGGGGGCGCGCTTCGGAGACGCGGACGAGATCTTCGCCTTCCTCCGCCTCTACTACCGGAACATCGTGCATGAGGACCTCGCCGGACGGGACCCGGCCGACGTCTGCGGGCCCGCGCTGGCGCACCGGGCGCTCGGCGAGGAACGGCCACAGGGACGCGCCAAGGTGCGGGTGTTCACCCCCACCATCGAGGAGCACGGCTGGGACCCGGGGCACACGGTCGTCCAGATCGTCACCGACGACATGCCCTACCTCGTCGACTCGGTGACGATGGAGCTCACCCGGCACCACCTCGGGATCCACCTGATCGTCCATCCGCTGCTCGGGGTGGACCGCGACGTCGCCGGTCACCTGAAGGCGTTCCGCGCCAAGCTCGACAGCGGCGAAGACGTCGACGAGTCGTGGATCCACATCGAGATCGACCGCACCAGCGACCGCGCCTTCCTCGACGCGCTGGAGAAGGACCTCCAGCGCGTCCTGCACGACGTGCGCGTCGCCGTCGAGGACGAGCCGAAGATGCGGGCGCGCGCGGGCGAGATCGCCGCCGCCATCCGCGAGGCCCCGCCGCCGCTGCCCGACAAAGAGCTCGCCGAGGGCGTCGAGCTGCTCGACTGGCTGGCGGACGGGCACTTCACCTTCCTCGGCTACCGCGACTACACGCTCACCGACGACGGCACCGCGCTGCGGCCCGAGCCGGGGACCGGCCTCGGCATCCTGCGCGGCGACACCCGCGAGTCCGGCAGCTTCGCCGCGCTGCCGCCCGAGGTGCGGGCGAAGGCGACCGAGAAGCACCTGCTGGTGATCACGAAGGCGAACTCCCGCTCGACCGTCCACCGCCCCCTGTACCTGGACTACATCGGGGTGAAGAAGTTCGACGAGTCCGGCGAGGTCATCGGCGAGCGGCGGTTCCTCGGACTGTTCACGCACGTCGCCTACAGCGCGTCGATCTCGCACGTCCCCGTCCTCAAGCGCAAGCTGGAGGAGGTGCTGGAGCGCGCCGGGTTCACCGCCGACAGCTACGACGGCCAGGACCTCATCGAGATCCTGGAGAGCTACCCCCGCGACGAGCTTTTCCAGATCTCCGTCGACGACCTGCTGCACATCGCGCTCGGCGTGCTGCGGCTGCGCGAGCGCCGCCAGCTCCGGCTGTTCCTGCGCAAGGACCTGTACGGCCGCTTCATGTCGTGCATGGTGTACCTGCCGCGCGACCGCTACACCACGAAGGTGCGGCTGCGCATCCAGGAGATCCTGAAGGAGGCGTTCGAGGGCGTCAGCGTCGACTACAGCGCGAACGTCACCGAGTCGATGCTGGCGCGGCTGCACGTCGTCGTCCGCGGCGAGCCGGGCCGGCCCCTGCCCGACGTGGACGTGTCCGACCTGGAGGCGCGGCTCGCCGCCGCCACCCGGTCCTGGGAGGACGACCTCGCCGACGCGATCGTCGAGCAGTGCGGCGAGGAGCGCTCGGGCGAGCTCGGCCGCCGGTTCGGGGACGCGTTCCCCGAGGGCTACAAGGCGGACTTCCCGGCCCGCACGGCCGTGTCCGACATGCGCCGGCTCGAAGAGCTCACCCCCGACGAGGACACCCTCATCAACCTGTACGAGCCGTACAGCGCCCGGCCGGGCGAGCGCCGGATGAAGCTGTACCGGCTGGGCGAGCCGATCTCCCTGTCGCGGATGCTGCCGCTGCTGCAGAACATGGGCGTCGAGCTCATCGACGAGCGGCCGTACGAGATCGTCTCGTCCGACGGGCAGCGGTTCTGGATCTACGACCTCGGGCTCCGCTACGAGCCGTCCGCCGGCGCCCCCGACGACGACGGCAAGGAGCGGTTCCAGGAGGCGTTCACCCGCCTGTGGCGCGGCGAGGTCGAGAACGACGGGTTCAACGCCCTCGTCCTGCACGCCGGGCTCCACTGGTGGCAGGCCATGATCCTGCGCGCCTACGCCATGTACCTGCAGCAGGCCGGGACGACGTTCTCCAACAGCTACATCGAGCAGGTGCTGCAGCGCAACGCGTCCATCACCCGGCTGATCGTGCGGCTGTGGGAGAGCCGCCTCGACCCGGCGCTCGCGGGCGGCGAGGAGGAGCGCAGCGCCGCCATCGCGGAGGAGATCGAGGGCGAGCTGGAGCACGTCGCCAGCCTGGACGAGGACCGGATACTGCGCGCCTACCTCTCGCTGGTCAAGGCGACCCTGCGCACCAACTTCTACCAGGGCAGGCCGTACCTGGCGCTGAAGTTCGACCCGAGCGCGATCCCGGACCTGCCCGAGCCGCGGCCCTACTCCGAGATCTTCGTGTACTCGCCGACGGTCGAGGGCGTCCACCTGCGGTACGGGTCGGTGGCGCGCGGCGGGCTGCGCTGGTCCGACCGGCGCGAGGACTTCCGCACCGAGATCCTCGGCCTGGTCAAGGCGCAGGCGGTGAAGAACACCGTGATCGTCCCGGCGGGCGCCAAGGGCGGGTTCGTCGGCAAGCGGCTCCCCGACCCGTCGGTCGACCGGGAGGCGTGGCAGAAGGCCGGCATCGCCTGCTACAAGGACTTCATCTCCGGCCTGCTCGACCTGACCGACAACCTCGTGGACGGCAAGGTCGTCCCGCCGCCGAACGTCGTCCGCCACGACGGCGACGACACCTACATGGTCGTCGCCGCCGACAAGGGCACCGCGACGTTCTCCGACCTCGCGAACGAGGTCGCCGCGGAGTACGGCTTCTGGCTCGGCGACGCGTTCGCGTCCGGCGGCTCCGTCGGCTACGACCACAAGGGCATGGGCATCACCGCCCGCGGCGCGTGGGAGTCGGTCAAGTACCACTTCCGCTCCCTCGGCACGGACGTCCAGCGGGAGGACTTCACCGTCGTCGGCATCGGCGACATGTCCGGGGACGTCTTCGGCAACGGGATGCTGCTGTCGAAGCACATCCGGCTCGTCGCCGCGTTCGACCACCGGCACATCTTCGTCGACCCCGACCCGGACGCGGCCGCCTCGTACGCCGAGCGCCGCCGCCTGTTCGAGCTGCCGCGCAGCAGCTGGGCCGACTACGACCCCGCGCTGATCTCCGAGGGCGGCGGCGTGTTCCCCCGCACCGCCAAGTCCGTCACGATCACCCCGCAGATGCGGGAGGCGCTCGGCCTCGACGACGACGTCAAGTCCCTGACCCCGCACGAGCTCATCAAGGCGGTGCTCACGGCGCCGGTCGACCTGCTGTGGAACGGCGGCATCGGCACCTACGTGAAGTCGTCCGCCGAGAGCCACGCCGACGTCGGCGACAAGGCCAACGACCCCGTCCGGGTGAACGGCGCGGACCTGCGGTGCCGGGTGGTCGGCGAGGGCGGCAACCTCGGGGTGACGCAGCTGGGCCGCATAGAGTACGCGCGCGGCGGCGGCCGGATCAACACCGACTTCATCGACAACTCCGCCGGCGTCGACACCTCCGACCACGAGGTGAACATCAAGATACTGCTCGACCAGGCGGTGCGGGACGGCGAGCTGACCCGCAAGCAGCGCGACAACCTGCTGTACGAGATGACCGACGAGGTCGGGCGGCTCGTCCTGCGCGACAACTACGCGCAGAACGTGGTACTCGCCGCGTCCCGCGCGCAGGCGCCGGAGATGCTGCACGTCCACGCCCGCTACCTGCGCAAGCTCGAACGGGACGGCCGCCTCCAGCGCCGCCTGGAGTTCCTCCCGGACGACAAGGCGCTCGCCGAGCGGCGGAAGGCCGGGCGCGGGCTCACCGGCCCCGAGTTCGCCGTCCTGCTGGCCTACGCCAAGCTGGCCCTCTCCGACGACCTCATGGCCTCCGACCTGGCCGACGACCCGTACCTGGAGTCCTGGCTGGTCGACTACTTCCCGACCCCGCTGCGCGAGCGGTTCCGCCCCTACATGGACCGGCACCCGCTGCGCCGCGAGATCATCACGACGACAGTGGTGAACGACCTGGTCAACGCCAGCGGCTCGACGTTCGTGTTCCGGATGAACGAGGAGACCGGCGCGTCGTCGCCCGACATCGCCCGCGCCTACCTCGTCGCCCGCGACGTGTTCGACATGCCGCGGTTCTGGGACGCGGTGGAGGGCCTGGCGCACCACGTCTCGGAGGCCACGCAGATCGCGATGCTGCTGGAGGCCCGCAAGCTCACCGAGCGCGGCGCCCGCTGGCTGCTGCACAACCGGCGGCCCCCGTTCGACATCCGCGAGACCATCGACTACTTCGCCGGCGGCGCGGCCACGCTGCGCTCCAGCGTGTCGAAGCTGCTGGTCGGCGCCGACCTCGCCGCGTTCGAGCAGCGCCGCGACGGCTTCGCCGAGCGGGGCGTGCCGGACGAGCTGGCCGAGCAGTGCGCGGCGTTCGTGCCGATGTTCTCCACCTTCGACCTGGTGGGCATCGCCCACCAGACGGGACGTCCGGTGGAGGAGGTCGCGGAGGTCTACTTCGACCTCGCGGACCGGCTGCAACTGGCCCGCCTGCGCGAGCGGATAATAGCTCTTCCGCGCGACGACAAGTGGCGGTCGATGGCGCGCTCCGCTCTCCGCGACGACCTCTACACGGCCCACGCGGCGCTCACCCGGGACGTCCTGGTCACCAGCGAGCCCGGCGTGGCGCCCGAGGAGCGCATGGCCCGGTGGTCGGAGAAGAACGAGTCCGCCGTCCAGCGCGCCCAGCAGACGCTCAGTGAGATCTGGGAGAGCGACAGCTTCGACCTGGCGACCCTCTCGGTGGCGCTGGGCGCGATCCGCACCCTGGTGACCGCCAGCTCACTGCCGTCCAAGGAGACCTGA
- the prfB gene encoding peptide chain release factor 2, which yields MDSEEQLKELGSTLSSIEQVLDLDGMRREIAELREQSADPDLWSDQERAQKVTRRLSYLESELGKVEGLRQRLDDAATLYELAREMDDAETRAEADEELEALRKSIQQLEIRTLMSGEYDSREALITINAQAGGVDAADWAEQLQRMYLRWAERHGYPTEIYETSYAEEAGIKSTTFAVKAPYAYGTLRGEHGTHRLVRISPFDNQGRRQTSFAGLDVVPVVEQSDHVDIDENDLRIDVYRSSGPGGQGVNTTDSAVRITHIPTGIVVSCQNERSQIQNRATAMNVLQAKLLERKRQEEEEKLSALRGEGTTSWGTQIRNYVLHPYQIVKDLRTGVEVGNPSAVLDGEIDEFIEAEIRWLRQREAA from the coding sequence ATGGATTCCGAAGAGCAGCTCAAGGAGCTCGGCTCGACCCTGTCCAGCATCGAGCAGGTGCTGGACCTCGACGGCATGCGGCGGGAGATCGCCGAGCTGCGCGAGCAGTCGGCCGACCCTGACCTGTGGAGCGACCAGGAGCGCGCGCAGAAGGTGACGCGCCGCCTGTCGTACCTCGAAAGCGAACTCGGCAAGGTCGAGGGCCTGCGGCAGCGGCTCGACGACGCCGCGACCCTCTACGAGCTCGCCCGGGAGATGGACGACGCCGAGACCCGGGCGGAGGCCGACGAGGAGCTGGAGGCGCTGCGCAAGTCCATCCAGCAGCTCGAGATCCGCACGCTCATGTCGGGCGAGTACGACTCGCGCGAGGCGCTGATCACCATCAACGCGCAGGCCGGCGGGGTGGACGCGGCCGACTGGGCCGAGCAGCTCCAGCGCATGTACCTGCGGTGGGCCGAGCGGCACGGCTACCCGACGGAGATCTACGAGACGTCCTACGCCGAAGAGGCCGGGATCAAGTCGACGACGTTCGCGGTGAAGGCCCCCTACGCCTACGGGACGCTGCGCGGCGAGCACGGCACGCACCGGCTGGTGCGGATCTCCCCGTTCGACAACCAGGGCCGCCGCCAGACCTCGTTCGCGGGCCTGGACGTCGTCCCGGTCGTGGAGCAGAGCGACCACGTCGACATCGACGAGAACGACCTGCGCATCGACGTGTACCGGTCCTCGGGTCCGGGCGGGCAGGGCGTCAACACCACCGACTCGGCGGTGCGGATCACCCACATCCCGACCGGCATCGTCGTCTCCTGTCAGAACGAGCGCAGCCAGATCCAGAACCGCGCCACGGCGATGAACGTCCTGCAGGCCAAGCTCCTGGAGCGCAAGCGCCAGGAGGAGGAGGAGAAGCTGTCCGCGCTGCGTGGTGAGGGCACCACCAGCTGGGGCACGCAGATCCGCAACTACGTCCTGCACCCGTACCAGATCGTGAAGGACCTGCGCACCGGCGTCGAGGTCGGCAACCCCTCCGCGGTCCTGGACGGCGAGATCGACGAGTTCATCGAGGCCGAGATCCGCTGGCTGCGCCAGCGGGAAGCGGCCTGA
- the ftsE gene encoding cell division ATP-binding protein FtsE has translation MIHFDNVTKVYPTQNRPALQHVNVAIEKGEFLFLVGPSGSGKSTFLRLILKEERPSQGHVHVAGKDLNRLSNWKVPHLRRRIGCVFQDFRLLPNKNVFENVAFALEVIGKPRRFIGKVVPEVIDLVGLEGKAHRMPDELSGGEQQRVAIARAFVNRPMILLADEPTGNIDPATSIGIMKVLDRINRTGTTVVMATHDAAIVDAFRKRVVELEDGRVVRDQSRGVYGQAY, from the coding sequence GTGATCCACTTCGACAACGTCACCAAGGTCTATCCGACCCAGAACCGGCCCGCCTTGCAGCACGTGAACGTCGCCATCGAGAAGGGCGAGTTCCTGTTCCTGGTCGGCCCGTCCGGTTCCGGAAAGTCGACCTTCCTGCGCCTCATCCTGAAGGAGGAGCGTCCTTCCCAGGGTCACGTGCACGTGGCGGGCAAGGACCTGAACCGGCTGAGCAACTGGAAGGTGCCGCACCTGCGCCGCAGGATCGGCTGCGTCTTCCAGGACTTCCGCCTGCTCCCCAACAAGAACGTCTTCGAGAACGTCGCGTTCGCCCTCGAGGTGATCGGCAAGCCGCGGCGCTTCATCGGCAAGGTCGTGCCCGAGGTCATCGACCTCGTCGGCCTGGAGGGCAAGGCCCACCGGATGCCGGACGAGCTGTCCGGCGGCGAGCAGCAGCGCGTCGCCATCGCCCGGGCGTTCGTCAACCGGCCGATGATCCTCCTGGCGGACGAGCCGACGGGGAACATCGACCCCGCCACCTCGATCGGCATCATGAAGGTGCTGGACCGCATCAACCGGACCGGCACCACCGTCGTCATGGCCACCCACGACGCCGCGATCGTCGACGCGTTCCGCAAGCGCGTCGTCGAGCTGGAGGACGGCCGGGTCGTCCGCGACCAGTCGCGCGGCGTGTACGGGCAGGCGTACTGA